The genomic DNA GTTTCGTTCAGGCATCGAGAACCTTCCAGCCCCCGGTCAAGAGGTTGGTGTAAATCCTCAACGGGTCGTACTTGGCACGGATTGCCTTCAACCTCGCGAGGTTGGCCGCCGGATAGCTCTGGAAGATCTTCTGCCCCTTGCCCGCGTCGTTCAGGTACAGGTACCCGCCCGCAACGCCCCTGGACACCAGGCccgcctcgatctcggccgtAACGGTGTCGGCGAATCCGCTggcggccgcgtcgtccttggcctcctgcCACGTCAGATTCTCGACGACCCAGAAGTAGGGGGCTCGGGCCGGGTCCACTCCCTGCGGGTTGCCGCCCTTGGCGACGCCCTGCTGGATGAACTCCTTGGTGATGGGCTGGAAGGTGATGGAGGCCGAGAGACCGGCAATGCCGGTGAGCTTGgagccggtggcggcgaggaaggcgtcGTGGACGTAGTCGATGGCGTCACGGTCGACGACCAGGGACAACACGCGGAACCTTGAGAAAGCGGGTTAGCCGAGGCCACAGCATGCTCCAGACACCTGTGTTAGAAAGCGACTCACTCTTGACGGAGGCCAGTGGGCTGCAGCGCGTCAACGGCACTGATATACTCAGCGAGAGGCTGCAGCGCGTACGAATCCGCCACGGGCGCGAGAACGGGCGAGGTAAAGTTCTCGAACGCCGTGGCGGGCTGGGTCTCGGAATCGTAGAACCGAGCCGCCGCGTACGCGGTGATGTTGTACGAAGGGTACGTGAGAATCGTGGGGATGATGGCCGCCTTGCCGTCCGCGGAACCGTGTTTGCCAAAGTTGtagacggcgtcgaggtactTGGCGCTGTCCGTCTGGGCATACTGCGAGATGCCGACCCAGACCTTGGACGACTTGACGGTCTTGAGGTCGAAGCGGgtgacgatggcgaaggagttgccgccgcccttcaGAGCCCAAAAGAGGTCTGCATAGGCGTTGGTTGCGGTCGCCTCAACGACGATGCCGCTCGCCAGGACGGCCTGGTAACGGACGacgttgtcggcggcgaagccgtACTGGTTCGAGTAGAAGGAGATGCCGCCTCCGAGCAAGAGACCGGAGACGCCGACACCACCGATGCGTCCtccaacggcggcaaggcccGAGGGCGAGAGATAAGAGTACACATCCCTCCATCTGAGGCCGGCACCGACGGAGACGGTGCTCTTGTCTCCGGAGAGGGCCAGCGTGGTCAGGTTGGAGGTCGACAGCAGGACGCCCGACGAGCCGATGCTGTTGTAGCCGACAACCGGCATGTGGCCACCGCCGCGGACGGCGAACTTGGTCAAGCTCAGCGTCAGCGTGGTGACGGCGAAGGAGACTTGCTGCGCGTTCTGCGGCACGAAAACGCACGCCGGGGTGGCATAGGCCCTTGCCGACCAGTACTGCGTCTGCGTTTCGTACGCGTACCCGTCGGAGCCGGCCAAGAAGGTCTGTTTCGGGTACTTGAGTCTCAGGAGCCCACAAACGGTGTTTTCCGAGCCGACGAGACTGGGTGCGACGGCTGACGCGGCGCTGGCGTCGGCCAGAACctcggctgcggcggcgacgggggctGCGACGACAGCCAGCAGCTGCGCGAGGATGAGCGAAACACGAACCATGGTTGTTGACTAGTCCGCTGGTGGTGGGAAGAAAGAAGGGCGCCAGCAAGCCACGAGTGATGTCTGGATGCAGGAGAGAAGCATATTTCTATCACAGGATTTCAGATAGAGAGGAGGTTCCAAGGCGTGGCGTTGGGCAATTATGGCGAAATTGTACGGACCCCAGCccagggggggaggggtcccCATGAGCCTGCATACTATCGTTAGCGAAGAACGGTTTGGATCATGCAAGCCTCTCTAGTCGTCAGTCTCCTATTGGCAGGTTGGTTGCGTCCTTGCAGATCCGAGATGAGGTCgaggtggtgttggtggcaTCGCACTATGCCGACCAGGTACAACCACCTCACCCAGCTTCCCACATTAAAATGGCTGCTTTAGTTGGGTAATAATACTACTTGAGGTAAGTTAGAATGAGCTTGGGGTGAATAAGGTAGGATACTTCTTCCTTGtaggggaaaagaaaaggtgGAAGATACAAGACTCGAACCTGTCACCTTTGAAAGGTTGGCAAAAAAAAGTTCTTAGAGCGGGCCATTTGCGCTATTCCTTTGCCTGGTGCTTGCCCGAAGGCTCTTGTGTAAGCACTAGAAGAATAGATATACTTCATAACAAAAGCGGCTGAGGCGTTGCGACAACCTTAAGGCGGCGGGTGATCCGGTCGCATCTGAGCACCATAGTGGCGAAACCCCCGTCGCGATCCCTGTTcttcgccctcttcccccctctccctcgacGCACCCGAATGGGCTTAGCATATCGTTGACACGACCAAAGGACATTCGATGTTGCCTCGCATCCATAGTCTGAACTTACCCGTCCGAACCGGTGTGGGATCCCCAGACACACTCTGCATGAGTATGCAGGCGCCTCGGCGCAGCTCCCCTGATCCAGAAACTCGGTACGGGAGGGTGGGAAAAAAGCATGAAGGCGTTCTCATGCGCTCTCTTAAAGGCCCCCATGTGGCCGGCTAGgtggagggaaaggggggctGTTGTGTCTCCAACGTACCCGTACTCTACCGTTGAAGACACGATTGACGGCTTCGACATACGGAAGAACGTGGTGTTGGACGACGAGTAAAGGACGAGTGGCATGATGGCGACTTCGGTGCTCGGTTTCACGGAGATGATGGTAAGAACATCAGCCAGCCCCCGCCCCCTCGGAAGTCCTCTGGAAGTGCCCCCACCCGCTTGCCGTCCGGCCCGGGCGGGGAATGCTCGAAagcccctcttcttcctcctccgtcgccgaTCTTTGATCCGTGCGTCCGTTCCAATTCCGCCGCATGAGCCCCCGATCGAGATCCATCTTTGTGCTAACAACGCTCCATCATAACACAGGCTCTCATCTGGACCTTGTGGGCGGCTGCGTTTGGAATGACGGTCTTCCGGGGCAGCTTCCAATGGATCCTGCAACGTCGTCTGTACGCCGACGACTACTTCATCATTGCCGGCCTCGCCACGTTGACGGCCCTGTCGGCGGTTATCACGATGATGCTGCCACAGTTTTACCTCGCCGGCGAGTACACCAAGGCCGCTGCCACGAACCCCCTGGCGCCCCTGCCTCTGCCGCTGGAGGAGTTCACTGCGAGGACTGTTGCATCCCTCAAGTTGATGTTCTCGCAGATGTTGCTGTTCTGGACAACTCTTTGGGCAGGTTCGTCCTCCCTGCTGCGAAAACACTCACCCATCCCCTAGCCTGGTGCTGCATGACTGACGGAACCCGTGTCGCCCGCCAGCCAAGTTttccatcctcttcttcgtcaggCGGCTTGTCAACGGGCTGCCGAGATACGTACGCGCGTGGTGGGCGTGTTTTGCCGTGGTCCTGCTGCTGTACCTGGCATGCATCTTCTCCAACTTCCTGACGTGCACGCCGTTGACCAAGTACTGGAGTGCAAGTGAGTTTGCCGCAACGCTGTCCGTTGATACATGGAATTGACGCAGCGGGGGACGACCCAGCCGGGTGTAATGCGCCGGAAGATCTTGTACGGGCCGATGCATCCATCAAGTTTGcgaccggcgccgacgttgccgccgatgTGTTGAGTAAGTCGCGGTTTGCCCCTTCGGTTCTCTCTTTCTTGCTTTCTAACTCGGCTTTTGTAGTCATGATGCTACCCCTTAACCTGCTGCGCAAGCTCACCACCTCGCGATCCCACAAGTTTGGTCTCGccgtcctcttctccctcggcgGTATCATCATCGCTTTCGCCATCGCGCGTCTGCTACAAGTCACGAAAGCCACGGGCGACGCGGCCAAGGACCCGACGACGGTCGCCAACGGGCCGGTGCTTCTCAGCATGTGGAGCCACATCGAGTCCTCTGtcagcatcatcgtcgcGACGCTGCCGGCGTTCCGTTTCCTGCTTGGAAGGAACAGGACCGCAACAAGAAAGACGACGAACAAGTACGATGGCCCAACGATCGGCGGCTCGGGTAGGTCGCTACGGTCAAGGAGGTGGCAGAAGGACGCGGTGCGCCTAGAAGGCGACGACAGCTATAGGCACGGCTCGGCCCAGGGCAGCGAAACGGAGTTGACGCCGGTGAGAGGTATCCAGAAGGAAATCGAGTTCAAGACCGAGCATTCCCCGGGAGAGTTGGCCGTGGGAGAAACGAAGCGCAGGACGCAAGAGTTGTTTGCTTGACGGGGGAGCAGCAGGCATCAAGGCAGCTCATAGCATCCCGCAAGGACATATCATCCCAATAAGAAAGATACTGGGAATTCAA from Colletotrichum higginsianum IMI 349063 chromosome 3, whole genome shotgun sequence includes the following:
- a CDS encoding FAD binding domain-containing protein, producing MVRVSLILAQLLAVVAAPVAAAAEVLADASAASAVAPSLVGSENTVCGLLRLKYPKQTFLAGSDGYAYETQTQYWSARAYATPACVFVPQNAQQVSFAVTTLTLSLTKFAVRGGGHMPVVGYNSIGSSGVLLSTSNLTTLALSGDKSTVSVGAGLRWRDVYSYLSPSGLAAVGGRIGGVGVSGLLLGGGISFYSNQYGFAADNVVRYQAVLASGIVVEATATNAYADLFWALKGGGNSFAIVTRFDLKTVKSSKVWVGISQYAQTDSAKYLDAVYNFGKHGSADGKAAIIPTILTYPSYNITAYAAARFYDSETQPATAFENFTSPVLAPVADSYALQPLAEYISAVDALQPTGLRQEFRVLSLVVDRDAIDYVHDAFLAATGSKLTGIAGLSASITFQPITKEFIQQGVAKGGNPQGVDPARAPYFWVVENLTWQEAKDDAAASGFADTVTAEIEAGLVSRGVAGGYLYLNDAGKGQKIFQSYPAANLARLKAIRAKYDPLRIYTNLLTGGWKVLDA
- a CDS encoding CFEM domain-containing protein, which encodes MMATSVLGFTEMMALIWTLWAAAFGMTVFRGSFQWILQRRLYADDYFIIAGLATLTALSAVITMMLPQFYLAGEYTKAAATNPLAPLPLPLEEFTARTVASLKLMFSQMLLFWTTLWAAKFSILFFVRRLVNGLPRYVRAWWACFAVVLLLYLACIFSNFLTCTPLTKYWSATGDDPAGCNAPEDLVRADASIKFATGADVAADVLIMMLPLNLLRKLTTSRSHKFGLAVLFSLGGIIIAFAIARLLQVTKATGDAAKDPTTVANGPVLLSMWSHIESSVSIIVATLPAFRFLLGRNRTATRKTTNKYDGPTIGGSGRSLRSRRWQKDAVRLEGDDSYRHGSAQGSETELTPVRGIQKEIEFKTEHSPGELAVGETKRRTQELFA